GTCACCAAGAACCGCATCGCCGCCGACTTGCTGGAGCGTTGGCCGGAGCTCGCCAACACGATGAACCCGGTGAGCATCGAGCTGGTCACCACCCGCCAGCAGGAGTTCATCGACGCCGTGCAGAACCACCCGCTCTACGAGCGCTACCAACGCGAGTCGGAAGAAGACCGCGCCCGCCCCGATCAGCAGCAGACCCGCGTGCAGTTCGAACGGCTGCTCCGGGTGGCCGACAACGTCATCCTGGCCGAAAACCTCCGCCGGCTGAACCAGCCCGAGAAGGTGCGAGAGCACGAGCGGCTGGTCGCGGCCGAGCGGGAAGTGTTTTTGTCGCCGTAGTTGGCCTGCCCGAAGATGCTGCCGAGCACAGGTCGGCACTCTTTGAGCATGCGCGACCCATCGGTCAAACACAACGGATGAAGCATTCCCGTTGGTAGTCCGCCCAGCTCCTGCAACCCAGGAGCTGTGCCGGCTGGGATGCTAGAGTGGTAGTTGCCCAGACGCACATTACCAGCAACCTGGGTGGTGGCGCACGAGTGGAGTCTGCTACCACCGAGATGGGGTTTCCCCGCCGATCGACAGTCGCAGATCTCTACCGAAGTCCATGAGGTACCGCGTGTACCGCCTATTCCTCGCCGCAGTTCTAGCCAGCACTTTGACCTTTGGGATTGGGGAACTGCGCGCTGAGGTGGCGCCGCTTTGGTCAACCGTGAAACTGGTAGATGGCGCCGCACTCCCGGTCCTTCAAAGTTGGAAATGGATGTCAATGCCCGGCCGGGCATCGCTTGTGGCCGTGCAGATAACCCGTCGGGATCTAGAGGGTGGCCTGTCGCAGCAAACATTTCCGTTTCGCAATTTGGTTAGGGGAGATGCTGTAGCTGAAATCACTAGGGTGTACGCTGGCGACGAGAGACTCATCTCGCGGCAAGCGGTCATCCGAGTGATTCGCGGCGGAAGGAAGGCGGCTGCACCACCGTTTCAGAGTGACTCGATTCCGTCGGAAGACGGTCGAGGCGTGTGGCTAGTTGTCAAGCACAGAGGTGACTTGCGTGGCATCAGATGTATGGTCGCGAACGCGTCCTTCCCCGTGTACGACAAGGCAGAGGTTCCGGCACTACATGATTTCGGTGTCTGGGAGCTGGATGAGATCGAAGAGTTTGCAAATCGAATCGAAGTAGTCAAGAAAGAGGGGCTTCCAACTGCTGACCACATTTTGTCGCTGGCAAGTGCCGACAACAGGTGCATTGCTCAGTGGGCGGCCGGGCTCGCGACAAGCGGCGCCGTTGAGCTTACAGAAGAACAGCTAATGGCAATTTGCAAGAGTCGCGAGGCAAACGCACTAGCTCAGTCTCAGATCGACGATTGCCTCATCTCGACCCCGTCAACAGCAAAGAGTTGGCGGACCCATGAAGTGCGTAAGGAGATGTATCGGCGGTGGCTTCAGCTTAGCGAGGCGTCATTCCGCGACATTTACATTGGGTACCTTCAGGCTTGCTTCAAGGACTGGGACGACCGAGGATTTGGCGACGAAGCCTTGGACCATCTCGTTTCAGACGCACTCGGCCATCATCAACGGACTTCCATCGAGTGGAAGTCGCTCCATCAAATGTTCCCAAAAGTCCGGCCCCCTAGCACCACCATCACGTTGCCCGCAGAGTAGGGATGCGCTCGCGCGTTCCCTGGACGAAGGCTTCGCCGGGATTGTGATGGCAGCAGGGCGCCACGGCCGCGAAGTGGTTAGAATCGTGGCATGAAGACTTCTCCCCTTTTAGGTATCGTCCTCGGCGGGTTGCCGATCCTATTGCTAGGCGGCCCGCCGGCGGTGGGCGATGAGCCCGCCGGGCGTTCGCTCAAGGAAGCGGTCGGGCCGCGGTTCAAGCTGGGGGTGGGAGTGAGCCACCGCACGCTGCGCGTGCCGGAGGACGCCGAGCTGATCCGCCGGCACTTCGCGATCCTCACGCCCGAGAACTGCATGAAGCCTCAGGCGATCCACCCGGCGGAGGACGAGTGGCGGTTCGAGGCGGCCGACGGCTTCGCCCAGTTCGTGCGCGACAATCAACTCGAGATGGTGGGCCACTGCCTGGTCTGGGCCAAGGACGACCGGACCGACGCGTGGATGTTAGAGGAGGGCGACGGGCCGGTGTCGCGTGGGAAGCTGCTCGAGCGGATCAAGACGCACGTCGAGCGCGTCGTCGGGCGGTACGCGGATGTCTGCTCACACTGGGACGTGGTCAACGAGGCGATCGCGGACACGGGCGACAAGCTGCTGCGCGACTCGGTGTACTCCCGCACCACGGGCGCCGACTTCATCGTGGCCGCGTTCCGCGCCGCCCGGCGGCAGGACCCGGACGCGCTGCTCATCTACAACGACTACAACGGCCACAAGCCGGAGAAACGCGAGAAGCTGCTGACGCTGCTCCGCCAACTGAAGGACCGCGGCGCCCCGATCGACGCGTACGGCATGCAGGGGCACTTCGAGCTGGGCGACGACTCGCTCGACGAGTTGCGGGCCACGTTCGAGGAGCTACGCAAGCTGGGCCTGCAGGTGGTGGTGTCGGAACTGGACATCGACGTGGTGACCCGCAGCCGCTGGTGGGCCGACGACAACGCCCACCGCGAAGAGCTCCGCCGCTTCGACCCGTACCGCGACGGCATGCCGCCGCATGTCGAGCAGCAGCTTGCCGACGAGTACGCCGCGCTGTTCCGGCTGTTCGACGAGTACCGCGACACAGTCGCCAGGGTGTCGTTCTGGAACCTGCACGACGGGCAGAGCTGGCTGAACTACTTCCCGTGGCGGCGGGTCAACCACCCGCTGCTGTTCGACCGCCAGCGGCGAGCGAAGCCCGCGTTCGACGCGGTGTACGGCGTGCTTGCTGGCGAGTAGCCGGTGCCCAGTGTGGCCTACAGCCCCTCGCACAGCGTCAGGCCGTCGACCACGCTGCACGAGTGCACGTTCTGCTTGCCCGCGTAGTCGGGGCAGCGCTCGGGGTACTGGTCGTTGACCGCCGCGCGGAGCGGCTCGACCGCGCTGGGCGTGACGATCGCCCCGGAGGCGCCCTTGTCGCCGCCGCCCAGCATCCTCTCGCCCAGCACGCCGTCGACGGTCCGGGCGATCTCGCACATCGCCTCGAGCTCGGGGCCGGAAATCTCGTAGTCGTCCCGCAGCCCGTAGCCGTCCTGGCGGAACACCTGACCGACGGTCGTGAGGTCGCCGGCCCGCCAGGCGGAGAGCATGGTGTCGAACCGCTGCTGGGCCTCGAAGATGTACTTGAGCCGCTTGACCAGGTGGGGCGCCCGCTCGTTGAAGGCGTCGCGGATGGCGTTGTACTGCTCGACGGTCTTCACGTCGCCAAGGGTCTGGATGCCGAACGGCCCGCGGCACAGCTCGGCCATCTCGGCGCACTCGGCGGCGCGGACCTTGTAGGTCGACTTCTCCAGGCCGGGGCGGATAGTGCCCGTGTCGAGGCTGACCAGGCGGAACTCGTCGGCCGTGTCGGGCAGCGGCACGTGGTCCACCGACCCGTCGGACGGCTTGTAGTGCGTGCCCATGCCCGCCTTGGCGAAGTAGATCATGATCTGATCGAGGTTGCCGCACGGCGAGCCGATATAGTCGTTCTCAACCGCCTTGGCGAGCTCGACCACCGGCATGCCCACCACGCCCTCCACGCCGGAGCACTCGAGGAAGGTCTCGATCAGGTTGAGCGCGAGCGACGCCGAGCGCGACATGCCGCCGCCGGGGATGTTGCCGTACAGCACCGCGTCGAAGCCGCCGCCCAGCTTGTGCCCCTCCCGCTGCAGGATGTAGCTCACGCCGTACGGGAAGCGGGCCCAGCTATCGGGCGTTTCGCCGGGCGCGGGGGGCTGCGTGACCGGGAAGTCGACTAGCCCGTCCTCAGGGAAGTTGGCGCTGGCCAGACGCACGCGGCCGGACTGGTTGGGCTTGTAGGCCAGCCAGATGAACCGGTCGGTGCCGACGCCAAACAGCTCGGTGCCGTTGTAGTCGCCGTGCTCCACGCCCAGGCAGAACCGCGACGACGAGCGTCGCACGCGGCCGCCGTGAACGTCCAGGTGGTGCTCCTTGGCGAGCAAGGAAAGCTTCTCACGGACGTCGGCGGGGATCGGTTGCGGCATATCGCAGAGCAGGGCGTCACGAGGCGGCGGCCCGCCGGGAGGAAACGCCCTGACGTGGCCGCGGGGACAGCGGCGAGCCACACATTGTCGCTAGACCGCAGCGGGGGAGTCAACCCACGCAAGCCCGCGCCGCCGGACCTGCGTGCCTAGCGGAAGTCCCGCAGCTTGCTGTCGGCGTCGATCACCAGCAGCTCCACGCCGGTCATCTGTGCGAAGTCCTCGAAGTGCTCGGTCCCGATCGCCTGGGAGAACACCGGGTGGTGCGAGCCGCCGGCGTAGATCCACGCGGCCGCGGCGGTCTTGAGGTCCGGCAGCGGCTTCCACAGCGCGCGGGCCACCGGCAGCTTGGGCAGCGGCGCCGGCGGGTCGATCACCTCCACCTCGTTGAGCACCATGCGGAAGCGGTCGCCCAGGTCGATCAGCGTGGCGTTGACGGCCGGGCCGGCGGGCACGTTGAACACCAGCCGCACCGGGTCCTCCTTGCCGCCGATTCCCAGCGGGTGGATCTCGCACCGTGGGCGGCCCGAGGCGATCGTGGGGCAGATCTCGAGCATGTGCGAGC
Above is a window of Posidoniimonas corsicana DNA encoding:
- a CDS encoding endo-1,4-beta-xylanase, coding for MKTSPLLGIVLGGLPILLLGGPPAVGDEPAGRSLKEAVGPRFKLGVGVSHRTLRVPEDAELIRRHFAILTPENCMKPQAIHPAEDEWRFEAADGFAQFVRDNQLEMVGHCLVWAKDDRTDAWMLEEGDGPVSRGKLLERIKTHVERVVGRYADVCSHWDVVNEAIADTGDKLLRDSVYSRTTGADFIVAAFRAARRQDPDALLIYNDYNGHKPEKREKLLTLLRQLKDRGAPIDAYGMQGHFELGDDSLDELRATFEELRKLGLQVVVSELDIDVVTRSRWWADDNAHREELRRFDPYRDGMPPHVEQQLADEYAALFRLFDEYRDTVARVSFWNLHDGQSWLNYFPWRRVNHPLLFDRQRRAKPAFDAVYGVLAGE
- a CDS encoding galactokinase, whose translation is MPQPIPADVREKLSLLAKEHHLDVHGGRVRRSSSRFCLGVEHGDYNGTELFGVGTDRFIWLAYKPNQSGRVRLASANFPEDGLVDFPVTQPPAPGETPDSWARFPYGVSYILQREGHKLGGGFDAVLYGNIPGGGMSRSASLALNLIETFLECSGVEGVVGMPVVELAKAVENDYIGSPCGNLDQIMIYFAKAGMGTHYKPSDGSVDHVPLPDTADEFRLVSLDTGTIRPGLEKSTYKVRAAECAEMAELCRGPFGIQTLGDVKTVEQYNAIRDAFNERAPHLVKRLKYIFEAQQRFDTMLSAWRAGDLTTVGQVFRQDGYGLRDDYEISGPELEAMCEIARTVDGVLGERMLGGGDKGASGAIVTPSAVEPLRAAVNDQYPERCPDYAGKQNVHSCSVVDGLTLCEGL